Proteins encoded within one genomic window of Cytobacillus sp. IB215665:
- a CDS encoding C1q-like domain-containing protein produces MEDKDCKCRVVPPPPKGPQGPPGKPGGQGPMGIQGPTGSTGPTGPTGPTGTPKIVSFRAENNAQQDVPATAIIEFQNEIYDCVQPPGNYNPQTSTFTAPCDGIYHFTSSALVQGNQGTNIQISIVKLEVGPSLIACNSYTFNEDGEMSCVSVGTSIDLLTGEGVQVLLQATGAVSIIQNGTPTVGNRATCFTGEIVNDMCMPLN; encoded by the coding sequence ATGGAAGATAAAGATTGTAAATGTAGAGTGGTTCCACCACCACCGAAAGGACCACAGGGGCCACCGGGGAAACCTGGAGGGCAAGGTCCAATGGGTATCCAAGGACCAACAGGATCAACAGGACCAACAGGACCAACAGGACCAACAGGTACCCCAAAGATTGTTAGTTTTCGAGCCGAAAATAACGCCCAACAGGACGTACCTGCTACTGCCATAATCGAATTTCAAAATGAAATTTATGATTGTGTACAACCACCTGGTAATTATAACCCACAAACATCAACATTCACTGCACCATGTGATGGTATTTATCATTTCACTAGCAGTGCACTTGTGCAAGGTAATCAAGGAACGAATATTCAGATTAGCATAGTAAAATTGGAGGTAGGTCCATCTTTGATTGCATGCAACTCATATACGTTTAACGAAGATGGGGAAATGAGCTGTGTAAGCGTAGGTACTTCAATAGACTTACTTACAGGTGAAGGAGTACAGGTTCTACTTCAAGCAACGGGAGCTGTTTCAATTATACAGAATGGTACACCTACTGTTGGTAATAGAGCAACTTGCTTCACTGGAGAGATTGTCAATGATATGTGCATGCCCCTTAATTGA